One Atribacterota bacterium DNA window includes the following coding sequences:
- the fumC gene encoding class II fumarate hydratase, which yields MRIKVEKDSMGEVQIPGDRLWGAQTQRSLENFKIGKDKMPIEIIKAFAILKKAAALTNYELGWIEKKAADMIVIVCEEILNGKMDSHFPLVVWQTGSGTHTNMNINEVIANRANQILGKKTIHPNDHVNKGQSSNDTFPTAMHIAAVNELEGRLFPALSLIKEVLIKKIEDNKDIVKAGRTHLQDAVPLTLGQEISGWYRMIERSEEMIKEGCLKLLDIALGGTAVGTGLNAPPEFAERVAEKIAVLTSRNFKTASNKFYSLTSLDDLVFTHGAVKGLAADMMKIANDIRWLSSGPRCGIGELNIPANEPGSSIMPGKVNPTQCEAVTMVAVQIMGNDVSIGIAASQGNFELNVFLPVTVYNFLQSVRLLADSIISFSENCLKGLSPNKERINYFLNNNLMLVTALNPIVGYDNAAKIALKAYQEEISLKEAALKLNLLTEEEFDKIVDPAKMV from the coding sequence ATGAGGATAAAAGTTGAAAAGGATAGTATGGGAGAAGTACAAATACCTGGAGATAGATTGTGGGGAGCTCAAACCCAGCGTAGTCTGGAGAATTTTAAGATAGGTAAAGATAAAATGCCAATCGAAATTATAAAGGCCTTTGCAATTTTAAAAAAGGCCGCTGCCTTAACTAATTATGAACTTGGTTGGATAGAGAAGAAAGCTGCTGATATGATTGTTATAGTGTGTGAAGAGATATTGAATGGAAAGATGGATAGTCATTTTCCACTTGTCGTATGGCAAACAGGTAGTGGCACACATACTAACATGAATATAAATGAAGTAATCGCGAATAGGGCAAACCAGATTTTAGGCAAGAAAACAATTCATCCCAATGATCATGTTAATAAGGGGCAGAGCTCCAATGACACTTTCCCGACTGCAATGCATATTGCTGCTGTTAATGAACTCGAAGGCAGGTTATTTCCTGCCCTGTCGTTAATAAAAGAAGTTTTAATTAAAAAAATTGAGGATAATAAAGATATTGTAAAAGCAGGCAGAACTCATCTTCAGGATGCCGTTCCATTGACCTTGGGACAGGAGATAAGTGGATGGTACCGGATGATTGAACGCAGTGAAGAAATGATTAAGGAAGGTTGCCTTAAATTATTAGATATCGCTTTAGGGGGTACGGCGGTAGGGACAGGATTAAATGCCCCTCCTGAATTTGCCGAAAGAGTAGCTGAAAAGATTGCAGTCCTGACATCCAGAAATTTTAAAACTGCATCTAATAAATTCTATTCATTAACCAGTTTGGATGATTTAGTCTTCACACATGGAGCAGTTAAAGGATTAGCCGCAGATATGATGAAAATAGCAAATGATATCCGGTGGCTTTCCAGTGGTCCTCGCTGTGGGATAGGAGAATTGAATATTCCGGCTAATGAACCGGGAAGTTCTATAATGCCGGGAAAGGTTAATCCAACACAATGTGAGGCTGTGACAATGGTTGCAGTACAGATTATGGGAAATGATGTTTCTATTGGTATTGCAGCCAGTCAAGGAAATTTTGAGCTAAACGTATTTTTACCGGTTACTGTATACAATTTTTTACAATCAGTCAGGCTCTTAGCTGATTCTATCATTTCATTCAGCGAAAATTGCTTAAAAGGCCTCAGCCCAAATAAAGAAAGAATAAATTATTTTTTAAATAATAACCTTATGCTGGTAACCGCTTTAAATCCTATAGTTGGCTATGATAATGCTGCAAAGATAGCTCTGAAAGCATACCAGGAAGAGATAAGTTTAAAAGAAGCTGCTTTAAAATTAAATTTATTGACTGAAGAAGAATTTGACAAAATTGTTGACCCTGCCAAAATGGTTTAG
- a CDS encoding iron ABC transporter permease, with amino-acid sequence MMNSYRNRQFHEIAGQLRLIWKEPILFVFIILIFYFLFTFVAYPLFQVIKYSIFIDGQWDFSNYLAIFSKRYYFQPFINSIILGICTATIGTIAGFIFAYALTRTPLPFKSFFRLTATFPIISPPFVVALAAILLFGRAGALTPWLKNIIGNYSVYGLGGLILVETIAYSPTAFMVLYGILEAIDPSLEEASMDLGAARIKIFSSVTLPLATPGIASAWLLVFIQSMADFGNPMVISGNYRVLSVQAFLQITGMYDLPRGSTLAILLLVPTLIAFFVQKYWVSRKSYVTVTGKPTGATIKNLEWYIKLPVYGACLLYAGIVILFYGTIVYGSFQTLWGVNPTLTLQNYVEMFEVGKDYLIDSITLSTIATPITGIVGIFISFLIIRKKFIGRGLMEFISMLTFAVPGTVVGIGYILAFNQESVVMPVVLTGTAWIIILLLVFRNMPVGIRSGIAALQQIDPAIEEASTDLGADSNTTFRKITLPMIAPAFFSGLAYSFVKAMTAISAIIFVVSGQWNLITVAILGFVDNTQYAHAAAMSMLLIVIVLIALGLIQFIVGKIGKGVRTTEILG; translated from the coding sequence ATGATGAATAGCTATAGAAACAGGCAGTTTCATGAAATAGCAGGACAATTAAGGCTTATCTGGAAAGAGCCAATACTTTTTGTTTTTATCATACTTATTTTTTATTTTTTATTTACTTTTGTTGCATATCCCTTATTCCAGGTTATTAAATATAGTATTTTTATTGACGGACAATGGGATTTTTCCAACTACCTGGCAATCTTTTCTAAAAGATATTATTTTCAGCCATTTATAAATAGTATAATTCTGGGTATTTGTACCGCAACTATCGGAACAATTGCCGGTTTTATTTTTGCTTATGCCTTGACCAGAACCCCTTTGCCATTTAAATCATTTTTTCGTTTAACCGCCACTTTTCCCATTATCTCGCCACCATTTGTAGTTGCACTGGCAGCAATTCTTCTTTTTGGAAGAGCAGGTGCATTAACGCCCTGGTTAAAAAATATAATTGGCAATTATTCTGTCTATGGATTGGGTGGTTTGATTTTAGTAGAGACAATTGCCTATAGTCCTACCGCTTTCATGGTTTTATATGGAATCCTGGAGGCAATAGACCCCTCATTGGAAGAAGCTTCTATGGATCTGGGGGCTGCAAGAATTAAAATATTTTCTTCTGTCACTTTGCCTCTTGCTACTCCGGGAATCGCCAGTGCCTGGCTTTTAGTATTCATTCAATCTATGGCAGATTTTGGTAATCCCATGGTTATTTCGGGTAATTATAGAGTGCTTTCGGTTCAAGCTTTTTTACAGATTACCGGAATGTATGATCTTCCCCGTGGCTCTACTTTAGCTATACTTTTACTTGTGCCAACCTTGATCGCTTTTTTTGTTCAAAAATACTGGGTTTCCCGTAAATCCTATGTGACTGTAACCGGAAAACCTACCGGTGCTACTATAAAAAACCTGGAATGGTATATCAAACTGCCGGTATATGGAGCCTGCTTACTTTATGCCGGAATTGTAATTTTATTCTATGGTACTATTGTATATGGCTCATTCCAAACCTTATGGGGTGTTAATCCTACGCTGACTCTACAAAATTATGTAGAAATGTTTGAGGTTGGAAAAGATTATCTGATTGACTCTATTACTTTATCTACTATTGCCACCCCTATTACCGGAATAGTTGGAATTTTTATATCTTTCTTGATTATAAGAAAAAAATTTATTGGGCGAGGACTCATGGAATTTATTTCCATGTTAACCTTTGCAGTGCCCGGAACAGTTGTTGGTATTGGATATATACTGGCATTCAATCAGGAATCAGTTGTGATGCCTGTTGTTTTAACCGGCACAGCATGGATAATTATTTTACTTCTCGTTTTCCGTAATATGCCAGTCGGTATACGTTCAGGAATTGCTGCGCTGCAACAGATTGACCCGGCAATTGAAGAAGCATCAACTGACTTAGGAGCTGATAGTAATACCACTTTCCGAAAAATTACTCTGCCGATGATTGCTCCGGCATTCTTTTCGGGTTTAGCCTACAGTTTTGTTAAAGCAATGACAGCAATCAGTGCAATTATTTTTGTAGTATCAGGTCAATGGAATCTTATCACAGTTGCAATTCTCGGTTTTGTTGATAACACTCAATACGCACATGCTGCCGCCATGAGTATGTTATTAATTGTAATTGTCCTGATAGCGCTTGGACTGATACAATTTATTGTAGGTAAAATAGGGAAAGGTGTTAGAACAACTGAAATTTTGGGTTAA
- a CDS encoding ABC transporter substrate-binding protein: MKKILWSLLIVLFLVFCVTANSLAQKEVLHLYTAFDTEEAKLYIEAFEEETGIDVQWVRMSSGEVLARIEAEASNPQASVWHAGSNTSHINAASKGLLEPYKPNTDFELPDLFHADDWAWLGFYSGAIGFVTNTEFLEENNMEPPTSWANLLHPKLKQNVAMAYPYTSGTAYTTYATLVQMLGLEKALDWWEDFDQHSIFQYTKSGTACIGMVGLGEVAVGISFSHDILAKGVKAGYPVVMTFPEEGTGYEIGGLSLIKGAPEAELGKKFIDWCYTVDAQNLFQEYNRLPVNPEATVAEGSVTLEDVKLIDYDHILAGESKDDWVEAWRDRIGK; the protein is encoded by the coding sequence ATGAAAAAAATATTGTGGTCTTTGCTAATAGTTTTATTTTTGGTTTTCTGTGTAACTGCTAACAGTCTTGCCCAAAAAGAAGTCCTACACTTATATACAGCTTTTGATACCGAGGAAGCAAAATTATACATTGAAGCATTTGAAGAAGAAACCGGTATTGATGTCCAATGGGTTAGAATGTCTTCTGGAGAGGTATTAGCCAGAATAGAAGCAGAAGCCAGTAATCCTCAGGCAAGTGTCTGGCACGCCGGTTCTAATACATCTCATATTAATGCTGCTTCCAAAGGATTATTGGAACCCTACAAACCCAATACAGATTTTGAATTACCTGATTTATTCCATGCTGATGATTGGGCTTGGTTAGGATTCTATAGTGGTGCCATAGGATTTGTCACCAATACCGAATTTTTAGAAGAAAACAATATGGAACCCCCGACTTCCTGGGCAAACTTACTTCATCCTAAATTAAAACAGAATGTAGCTATGGCTTACCCTTATACTTCGGGAACTGCCTATACAACCTATGCAACTCTTGTTCAAATGTTAGGCTTAGAAAAAGCACTGGATTGGTGGGAAGATTTTGACCAGCATAGCATTTTCCAATACACCAAATCAGGAACCGCCTGCATAGGTATGGTAGGACTTGGCGAAGTTGCTGTTGGAATATCCTTCTCCCATGATATCCTGGCTAAGGGTGTAAAAGCAGGTTATCCTGTAGTCATGACCTTCCCGGAAGAAGGGACTGGATATGAGATTGGAGGATTATCCTTAATTAAAGGAGCTCCTGAGGCGGAATTAGGAAAGAAATTTATAGATTGGTGTTATACGGTCGATGCTCAAAACCTATTCCAGGAATACAACAGACTTCCAGTTAATCCGGAGGCTACAGTCGCAGAAGGCTCTGTTACCTTAGAAGATGTAAAGTTAATCGATTATGACCATATTCTTGCAGGAGAGAGTAAAGATGATTGGGTCGAGGCCTGGAGAGATCGTATAGGCAAATAA
- a CDS encoding ABC transporter ATP-binding protein produces the protein MKNNYLELKDLIKIFGSGRDSVTAVNNVSLKVNEGELVTLLGPSGCGKTTILRMISGFELPTSGKIFIDQEDVTTTPPNKRPTAMVFQNYALFPHMTVAQNIIYGPKIHGENSQSAKKKADDIMKLVGLEKFGNRSPSQLSGGQQQRVSLARSLIMEPKVLLLDEPLSNLDAKLRVSMRLEIRKLQQRVGITSIYVTHDQEEAMSLSDRVVILKDGVIQQIGTPLEVYARPDNCFVADFIGKANFLNTVVEDVTPDGDVTINLLEQKLIIPKAKKSFKKNDKAFLVLRPESIILEKKKPDTITGIIREIVFLGNQMTYIIEIAKQLVTVEMSNPQECESFENGEEVSIKLPVRSLHLLPWEEEK, from the coding sequence ATGAAAAATAACTATTTGGAATTGAAAGATTTGATTAAAATATTTGGAAGTGGAAGAGATAGTGTAACAGCAGTTAATAATGTAAGCTTAAAAGTTAATGAAGGTGAACTTGTAACCCTTCTGGGGCCTTCAGGGTGTGGTAAAACTACTATATTACGGATGATTTCCGGCTTTGAATTGCCCACCTCCGGTAAAATATTTATTGATCAGGAAGATGTGACAACAACTCCTCCTAATAAGCGACCAACGGCTATGGTATTTCAAAATTATGCACTTTTCCCTCATATGACAGTTGCCCAAAACATTATTTATGGACCTAAAATTCATGGCGAAAATTCTCAATCAGCCAAGAAAAAGGCTGATGATATAATGAAATTGGTTGGCCTGGAAAAATTTGGAAATCGTTCACCATCCCAACTCTCCGGAGGACAGCAGCAAAGAGTCAGCCTGGCTCGTTCTTTGATTATGGAGCCAAAAGTTTTATTGCTTGATGAACCTCTTTCAAATCTGGATGCAAAACTCAGGGTATCAATGCGTCTTGAAATAAGAAAATTACAACAACGGGTCGGAATTACCTCCATATATGTAACCCATGATCAGGAAGAAGCTATGTCTCTTTCCGATCGAGTTGTAATCTTGAAAGATGGGGTAATACAGCAAATTGGAACCCCCTTAGAAGTTTATGCCAGACCGGATAATTGTTTTGTGGCTGATTTTATCGGGAAAGCAAATTTTCTAAATACAGTTGTTGAGGATGTCACTCCAGACGGTGATGTTACTATTAATCTATTAGAGCAAAAACTAATTATCCCAAAAGCAAAAAAATCCTTTAAAAAAAATGATAAAGCATTTCTGGTCCTACGCCCTGAATCTATAATCCTTGAAAAGAAAAAACCTGATACTATAACCGGCATCATTCGGGAAATTGTCTTTTTAGGTAATCAGATGACCTATATTATCGAAATTGCAAAACAACTGGTTACTGTTGAAATGTCAAATCCACAGGAATGTGAATCATTTGAAAATGGTGAAGAAGTATCTATTAAATTACCGGTTAGAAGTCTTCATTTATTACCATGGGAGGAAGAAAAATGA